The following coding sequences are from one Hymenobacter sp. DG25A window:
- a CDS encoding glycoside hydrolase family 15 protein: MAKHTYEMGLIGNCAFLALIRKDTSVAWMCWPRFDSSFVFGDLLDKDKGGEYSVLPATSGEYHSRQYYLQNTNVLCTEIETEDGRYRVTDFAPRFPQYERYYKPLMLIRKLEPLAGSPRVRVRCNPVGNYGQTQLNRRRSSNHIAFLGLDEEIRLTTDIPLTYILEGEDFVLNEPRYLVLTYGAPLEAALESTAERFLRSTIEYWRKWVKSTSISNFHQEAVIRSAMALKLHQYEDTGAIIAASTTSLPEAPGSTRNWDYRYCWMRDTYYTLTSFNNIGHFEEMERYFHYIANISTKVKDKYQPLYGISGASELTEQELPLAGYLGNQPVRIGNDAYTHIQNDVYGQVLVALLPLYVDCRFIDPERTNPSRLVYEALHRIEATMDQPDAGLWEFRHIAQYHCYTYLFHWAGSNAARKVAKALGNADMEALATDLMHKAADRIEQCYDAKRGVYTNAIGSPHLDASTLQLIMMGYLDPNSERAHTHLRALEAELMTPEGLFYRYRHPDDFGTPETTFLICSFWYVETLACVGRTEDAIREFEKLITYTNHLGLLSEDVDARTGSQWGNFPQAYSHVGLVNAAYRIAKKLDQPNFL; this comes from the coding sequence ATGGCAAAACATACCTATGAGATGGGTCTGATTGGCAATTGCGCCTTTCTGGCCCTTATTCGCAAAGACACTTCGGTGGCCTGGATGTGCTGGCCGCGCTTTGACAGCAGCTTTGTCTTTGGCGATTTGCTGGATAAAGACAAAGGCGGCGAGTACAGCGTGCTGCCGGCAACTTCCGGCGAGTACCACTCGCGGCAGTATTATCTGCAAAACACCAATGTGCTTTGCACTGAAATTGAAACCGAGGATGGCCGCTACCGCGTGACGGATTTTGCTCCGCGCTTCCCCCAGTACGAGCGGTACTACAAACCCCTGATGCTGATCCGGAAGCTGGAGCCTTTGGCTGGCTCTCCCCGGGTGCGGGTGCGCTGCAACCCCGTGGGCAACTACGGCCAGACGCAGCTCAACCGTCGGCGCAGCTCCAACCACATTGCCTTCCTGGGCCTCGATGAAGAAATCCGCCTCACCACCGATATTCCCCTGACTTATATTCTGGAGGGTGAGGATTTTGTGCTGAATGAGCCCCGTTACCTGGTCCTGACCTACGGGGCACCTCTGGAGGCCGCCCTGGAAAGCACTGCCGAGCGGTTTCTGCGCAGCACCATAGAGTACTGGCGCAAATGGGTGAAGAGCACCAGCATCAGCAATTTTCACCAGGAAGCCGTTATCCGGTCGGCCATGGCCCTCAAACTGCACCAGTACGAGGACACCGGCGCAATTATAGCGGCCAGCACCACCTCCCTGCCCGAGGCCCCCGGCAGCACCCGCAACTGGGACTACCGCTACTGCTGGATGCGCGACACTTACTACACGCTCACGTCCTTCAACAACATCGGTCACTTTGAGGAGATGGAGCGGTATTTCCACTACATCGCCAACATCTCCACCAAAGTCAAAGACAAGTACCAGCCGCTCTACGGTATCAGCGGGGCCTCCGAGCTAACGGAGCAGGAGCTGCCGCTGGCGGGCTACCTCGGCAACCAGCCCGTGCGCATTGGCAATGATGCCTATACCCACATTCAGAACGACGTGTACGGGCAGGTGCTGGTGGCCCTTCTGCCGCTGTACGTCGACTGCCGCTTTATCGACCCGGAGCGGACCAACCCTTCCCGGCTGGTGTATGAGGCCCTGCACCGTATAGAAGCTACCATGGACCAGCCCGATGCCGGCCTCTGGGAGTTCCGCCACATTGCGCAGTATCACTGCTATACCTATCTGTTTCACTGGGCCGGGAGCAACGCGGCCCGCAAGGTGGCAAAAGCCCTGGGTAATGCCGATATGGAAGCCCTGGCTACCGATCTGATGCATAAAGCAGCCGACCGGATAGAGCAGTGCTATGATGCGAAGCGGGGCGTATATACCAATGCCATTGGCTCGCCGCACCTGGATGCCAGCACCCTGCAGCTGATTATGATGGGCTACCTCGACCCTAATTCCGAGCGGGCCCACACCCACCTGCGTGCTCTGGAAGCCGAGCTGATGACGCCTGAAGGCCTGTTCTACCGCTACCGCCACCCCGATGACTTCGGCACGCCCGAAACTACCTTTCTTATCTGCTCTTTCTGGTACGTGGAAACCCTGGCCTGCGTAGGCCGCACCGAGGATGCTATCCGGGAGTTTGAAAAGCTCATCACCTACACCAACCACCTGGGCCTACTCAGCGAGGACGTAGACGCCCGCACCGGCTCCCAGTGGGGCAACTTCCCGCAGGCCTACAGTCACGTGGGCCTGGTAAATGCCGCGTATCGCATTGCCAAAAAGCTGGATCAGCCCAATTTCCTGTAA
- a CDS encoding L,D-transpeptidase family protein, translated as MPAGICLANPLSVPIPTALTSSENYLRELLDTTSNQATLTFERLELRAGRGVRQFYAQQAFQPVWTTSTGWSRPATQALRVLAAAPAYGLSPQEYKWAQLQALADTLARTQPAAHAPLLAAYELTLTDALLRYALHLRYGRLQAATLQPQVYDSAATLQAAQHLQAALAAPDFAQAFLSCQPTGKAYQRLLAAWHTRINMKSPDSVAVLDASQQAEFRSVAINLERNRWYAQAKPDTAYLLVNIPAYRLDVVGQGRVLRSHRVVVGKPAQPTPQFDARLYFFTTAPEWRVPSSIAIQEILPQLRRDPGYLYRHQYHIYNRQGQSMNPYRIKWKTITPENFPYTIRQMPGPDNSLGNVSYYMPNDYTVFLHDTPARKLFAQPQRAFSHGCVRVEQSVELAAFLLRRSGTPDRAKRLEQAAAQSWTKRIDLPRAWPVHVRYYTCEAAANGLLRHYPDVYGLDAPLLAAFFAEVPVATQMPPR; from the coding sequence TTGCCGGCAGGAATTTGCCTGGCAAACCCACTAAGTGTACCCATACCCACCGCGCTGACTTCCTCCGAAAATTACCTCCGGGAGTTGCTGGATACCACCAGTAACCAGGCCACGCTGACTTTTGAACGGCTGGAACTGCGCGCCGGCCGGGGGGTGCGCCAATTTTATGCGCAGCAGGCTTTTCAACCGGTCTGGACTACCAGTACCGGCTGGTCCAGGCCGGCTACCCAGGCCCTGCGGGTACTGGCGGCGGCGCCTGCTTATGGCCTCAGCCCCCAGGAATATAAGTGGGCCCAGCTACAGGCCCTGGCCGATACCCTGGCGCGTACGCAACCGGCCGCCCACGCCCCGTTGCTGGCGGCATATGAGCTTACCCTGACCGATGCGCTGCTGCGCTATGCCCTGCACCTGCGCTATGGGCGCCTGCAAGCCGCTACGCTGCAACCGCAGGTGTACGATTCGGCCGCTACCCTGCAGGCGGCGCAGCACCTGCAGGCAGCCTTAGCAGCGCCGGATTTTGCACAGGCTTTTCTAAGCTGCCAGCCCACCGGGAAGGCCTACCAACGCCTGCTGGCAGCCTGGCACACCCGTATAAACATGAAAAGCCCCGACTCGGTAGCCGTATTAGATGCCTCCCAGCAAGCCGAGTTCAGAAGCGTGGCCATTAACCTGGAGCGGAACCGCTGGTACGCCCAAGCCAAACCGGACACGGCGTATCTGCTGGTAAATATTCCGGCTTACCGTCTGGATGTGGTGGGACAGGGGCGGGTGCTGCGCAGCCACCGGGTGGTGGTGGGCAAACCCGCCCAACCTACCCCGCAGTTTGATGCCCGCTTGTACTTTTTCACGACGGCCCCCGAATGGCGCGTGCCTTCCAGCATTGCCATTCAGGAAATACTGCCCCAGCTCCGCCGCGACCCGGGCTACCTCTACCGGCACCAGTACCATATCTATAACCGACAGGGCCAGTCCATGAATCCCTACCGCATCAAATGGAAAACCATTACGCCGGAAAACTTCCCCTACACCATCCGGCAAATGCCTGGCCCCGATAACTCCCTAGGTAATGTATCCTACTATATGCCCAATGATTACACCGTTTTCCTGCACGATACGCCGGCGCGCAAGCTGTTTGCCCAGCCCCAGCGGGCCTTTAGCCACGGGTGCGTGCGGGTGGAGCAATCGGTAGAGCTGGCGGCTTTTCTGCTGCGCCGCAGCGGCACCCCGGACAGGGCCAAACGGCTGGAGCAGGCCGCCGCCCAGTCCTGGACGAAGCGCATTGATCTGCCCCGCGCCTGGCCCGTGCACGTGCGCTACTACACCTGCGAAGCCGCCGCCAATGGGCTGTTGCGGCACTATCCGGATGTATATGGGCTGGATGCACCCCTGCTGGCGGCTTTCTTTGCCGAGGTGCCGGTGGCAACTCAGATGCCGCCGCGCTAA
- a CDS encoding M48 family metallopeptidase, with product MPQLQIDDLQVEVVRKNIRTLRLSVHMPDGRVRVSVPLRTTEAAIRELVTARRAWIQKHQTNFAAREQPRQLTYVSGERHAYQGQSYELRVHTSTGPARVVLQDQQFLNLYVRPDSTTEQRALVLAAWYRQRLREQLPALLEKWQPVVGAQASAWAIKQMKTRWGTCNIQAKRIWLNLELIKRPLPCLEYVVVHELTHLHERYHNARFWGLMDTFMPNWRQHKAELNRVHLRNNPGADEC from the coding sequence ATGCCCCAACTTCAGATAGACGACTTGCAGGTGGAAGTGGTGCGCAAGAACATCCGGACCCTGCGGCTGAGCGTGCACATGCCCGATGGCCGTGTGCGGGTTTCCGTGCCTTTGCGTACTACGGAGGCTGCCATTCGGGAGCTGGTAACGGCCCGCCGCGCCTGGATTCAGAAGCACCAGACCAACTTTGCCGCCCGTGAGCAGCCCCGGCAGTTAACCTACGTTTCCGGCGAGCGGCATGCCTACCAGGGCCAGTCCTACGAGCTGCGCGTACACACCAGCACCGGTCCGGCGCGGGTGGTGCTACAGGATCAGCAGTTTCTGAACTTATATGTGCGGCCAGACAGCACCACGGAACAGCGCGCCCTGGTGCTGGCCGCCTGGTACCGCCAGCGCCTGCGCGAACAGCTCCCGGCACTGCTGGAAAAGTGGCAGCCGGTGGTAGGCGCGCAGGCCAGTGCCTGGGCCATAAAACAAATGAAAACCCGCTGGGGCACCTGCAATATCCAGGCAAAGCGTATCTGGCTGAACCTGGAGCTCATCAAGCGCCCCCTCCCCTGCCTGGAATATGTGGTGGTGCACGAGCTGACGCACTTGCATGAGCGCTACCACAACGCCCGTTTCTGGGGACTGATGGATACGTTTATGCCCAACTGGCGGCAGCACAAAGCAGAGCTGAACCGGGTACACCTCCGGAACAACCCCGGCGCGGATGAGTGCTAA